A region of the Nitrospirota bacterium genome:
TCCAGCCGGCGCGGGTCTTGTAAGAGAAACTCTTACCTCTGCCTGTGTATTTCCGACACTTGGCTGCCCTGGTGGCATCTTCGGTGCTACCCAATCACTCGCAAGTGTCACATCACCAATTTCACAACACCCCTCATCAGTCTCACCATCACAATTATTATCCTTATTATCGCATAGTTCAGGTGCACCGGGATACACGGTTAGGTCATTGTCATAAGGGTCATCACCCTCTGGGCAGTATTCACTTACCGCATAACGGCCATCGTTGTCTTTATCCTCACATACTTGACAGCCCTCATCAATTATCCCATCACAATTATTATCCACGCCATCACATACCTCAGGAGCTTCCTCACACCCACCTGCACAGACCTTAACGCTTTCTTTTTGAGTCGGGCATTTCCATTCATAGGTTTTTTTCTCATATATACAATCAAAACAAACTCTTGGATATCCCAACCAGACACACGAATAACATAAATTAGCCGCAGGGTGGCAAGGGGAACTACAAAAAGGATTACATAGATTAGCCGTATTGTCAAGACACTGTTGCACAGTGCCATATACCTTTATTTGATGAGTAGCCTCATATTTAAATCTACCGCTATAACATATATTAGTGCTGCGACCGCTTCAGTATTGACAAAGCTCACAAAAACAACTTTCTATTGCCTGCCACTTCCCTGCATCCGTAACCCTCACATCCTTACTCACTGTCCCATAAGAGTCATCTGCACTTACAGAGAATGCTCCACAGGCATCCCCGCCTAAGGTAACAAGTC
Encoded here:
- a CDS encoding putative metal-binding motif-containing protein, translating into MDNNCDGIIDEGCQVCEDKDNDGRYAVSEYCPEGDDPYDNDLTVYPGAPELCDNKDNNCDGETDEGCCEIGDVTLASDWVAPKMPPGQPSVGNTQAEVRVSLTRPAPAG